The genomic region GGTTTCAGAAGAGTAGGGTTGAGAgggcggatggtggtgggggggagaagggggatgggaatgggggggatgTGCTGACgaaggagaggtggttggaggaggagaggaaggcgcagaggatgaggagggaggaggggaagattaGGGGGTTGAATAGGAATGGAAGGGTGGATTATTGTATTCAGGAGTAAGTGAATTGGCATGAATGtggggagatgaggatggtgctAACGTGGAATTGTAGGAGTGTGCTTGACTTTAACCCGATGAACACGATTGCGTCGCATATGAGTTATTGggcggatgaggatgtggCTCATTTTGTCCTTTCGCAGCTGTTgcagggggagagggtgaggacgCCAAGGGTGTGATGATAGTGTGTGATGGTAATGAATGTATGTATGATGAGACGGGGGAAATTGGGAAGAGtaatggatggatggatatACCCTTATTGTTACAGAGAGATAGAAACTGTTTGATGTTTGGGCATAGGAGAGGTGGTGCTTTTGACATGAAGGAACAGATCCGATGTTCAGTGTAGGGTATGTATGTATTATCAACGCTTTTGATATCTCTAAACAGCTAGCCGCTTTTTATGTATCCTATCCCATTGTTGGTATCATATGCTATGcccatccaccccttcatctccatcccctcAAATCATCCCCAACATCTCCGCATAACTCCCCCACGCGCCCCCCAACTCCCGGCACAAATCGCCCgccgtcctccccttcccatccttgaTAAACctgacatcctcctcctgggGAACCGTCCCCCGTCTCGGCAGGCCCACACCCTCACAACTCTGCACCACCTGCTCTGGAAAAACAGAAGTGTGAACCCCGCTCTCGAGCCACAAAAGCAGCCaaaacacctcctcctgctcgttCTCAAGAGCGAGGTGCATCGCAGTCTTGGACTCGTTCAAAAGGTCCTGCCAGCAGAGGAGCTGAGGCAGAGAAAGGGTGATGTCCTCGTCAGCGTCGACATCAGCCAACAACTCAAGAATGCCGGCCGTATCCCCCTCGCTGGCGAGGGTGTGGAGGGCTTTGGCGGGGCGGAACTGGGGGTTGACGGAGAGGTAGGTTTCTTCGGTtaggtgggggaggatgttgaggtttTCTTGGACGCCGCCTTCGTTGGTGTAGGTTGTGAGGATTTGGGCggcttgggaggtggggaggaaggggttggtggaggagcctgAGGCGGAACCGGAAccggtgggggggttggaggggaggtagGTGGTACAGGAGGGGCagctgagggtgagggcgacggtggaggagaggtcgaggaggcATTGCCAGTGGAAGTGGCATTGGCaagggaggtggaggtcgtcggggatggggggttggtctGCAGGGGGGGCGAGGGACTCGTCTTCTGAGTCGGGTTCGAATTGGAGGATTAAGGGTTGGTGGCAGGATTTGCAGAGGGACattttgggagggtggtttgAGGTGAAAGGCGGAGATGTGAGGGTTGTAGGTGAGGTGAGATGAGGTGACGAGGTACTAGGTGAGGTAGTTAGTACGATATTATTATGTAAGTTTAATTCGTGAGTAATTACCTGAGTGAGAGTGATATGTGATGAGATCTGCTCACCTCACGTTTTGCTGAAGCCTggagtgtgtgtgagtggAGGTGAAGTTATTTCGAGATGCCAAGACAGGAAAGCAAAAAGTAAtttttttggtgttgctgttcGTGGGGTACGCGATTTATGCAGTATAACCTCTGAATCATGACCCTGAAAAGGTCACTCCCTAACTCACCGCCCCTTGCATCTGGTTGGGCCGTTACCTTACGCAATCCCTCTGTGGCTTGGTTTCTGCCCAGGCGATTACATCAGTGCCAGGCCGCCTGGgaaccccccgcccccgccagCCTTGGAAGGAGTGCAGCATGGAAGCTCCCCTATTTCCTCCACCTGCCCTGGACATTGAAGCCTACCGTCTAAAAATCACACGATTACGACGACCCTTTCCCCGGCCAAACATAAAACCTGGAACTTCCATTGTTTGCTAAAGGCGCGCGGCCGTCTCGGGTTTCGTTTGCTTTACTTACTCCTCTTCTTGAGTACCATCTACAAGCATCATCAAGCTATCTTAGAGACACACCAGTACAGTTACCGCGTACTTCTGCGCGCTTCTCCGAATCCTCCGCATCACCATGAACGTCCTCAAGATCCAGAGGTAGGACCAGTCTACCCCCAACAAAGAAACACGCGCGCATTGTTTTGCTGCCGGGGATTGCCTCAAGCTGACATGTAGCTACCTAGGAAATTCCCTCAATTCCAACAGCCCGAGATCTTCTCGTTAGCCGACGCCTTCCGTAAGCTCGACGTTGACGACAAGGGTTACATTGATGAGGCTACCGCCATCAAGGCCACTCAGACCAGCGAGCGCAAGCCATACGATGTCGTCCGTCAAGCGCTAAAGGAGGTTGAGCTCGACTCCTCAAGAAGagtcgagctggaggattATGTTGGTGTATGTACTCGTCTTCTACTAGCTCGGGGGTAGCTACGCCAACTCAGCACCACGTCATCTTGCGCCAGGTTGCTGACCCCTATTCTTCCACAGCTCATTGCCAAGCTCCGTGATGCTCCCTCCAACTCGCAAGGACTTtccgccgctgccgcctcGCCAGCTGCTGTGATTTCCCAGAGAACAGGAGGAGGCCACTCTTCCAAGGGCAGCATCAGCAGAACTCAGGGCAAGATCTTTGTGCAAGGTTCGAACTCTAACATTACCCACACCATCAACGAGGATGAACGCACCGAGTTTACGCGCCACATCAATGCCGTCCTCGCCGGCGATCCCGACATTGGCAAccgcctccccttcccaaccgaCACGTTCGAGATGTTCGACGAGTGCAAGGACGGTTTGGTGCTCGCCAAGCTCATCAACGACAGCGTTCCAGACACGATCGATGAGCGTGTCCTGAACCGGCCCAAGGgagccaagaagctcaacgCCTTCCAGATGACggaaaacaacaacatcgtCATTGAGTCAGCAAAGGGCATAGGCTGCTCAGTTGTCAACATTGGTGCCGGGGATATCGCTGAGGTCAGGGAGCATCTCATTCTGGGACTGATTTGGCAGGTTATTCGCCGGGGTCTGTTGGGCAAGATTGACATCAAGCTCCACCCCGAATTGTACCGTCTgcttgacgaggacgagacTCTGGAGCAGTTCCTCAGACTGCCCCCTGAGCAGATCCTCCTCCGGTGGTTCAACTACCACCTCAAGGCTGCCAACTGGCCCAACAGGGTTACCAATTTCTCGTCGGATGTCAAGAATGGCGAGAACTACACGGTGTTGCTGGCCCAGATTGGCTCTGAGTATGGTTGCACTCGGGCCCCTCTTCAAACTCGGGATTTGCACCAGCGCGCTGAGGAGGTTCTCCAAAACGCTGACCTTCTTGGATGCCGCAAGTTCTTGAGCCCTTCTTCGCTTGTTGCCGGTAACCCCAAGCTCAATCTTGCCTTCGTTGCCAACCTgttcaacacccacccctgCCTTGACCCAatcaccgaggaggagaagctcgaggtggaggacttTGATGCGGAAGGCGAGCGCGAGGCCCGTGTTTTCACCCTCTGGCTCAACAGTTTGGATGTGCAGCCCGCTGTCCAGTCCTTCTTTGACGACCTCCGCGACGGCACCATCCTTCTCCAGGCCTACGACAAGGTTATCAATGGCTCGGTCAACTGGCGGCACGTCAACAAGCTCCCCGCGCACGGCGGTGAGATGTCGAGATTCAAGGCTGTAGAAAACACCAACTACGCCATTGAGCTCGGCAAGCAAAACGGCTTCTCGCTTGTTGGCATCCAGGGTGCGGATATCACTGATGGGCAGCGCACTCTGACGCTTGGTCTGGTCTGGCAGCTCATGCGCAAGGATATCACTGTTACCCTGAAGGGCCTGGCGCAGCGGTTGGGCAAGCGCGAGATCACCGATTCGGAGATGGTCCGGTGGGCCAACGACATGGTGCGCAACGGCGGTCGCACAGGGACCATCCGATCGTTCAAGGACCCTGTCATTAGGTCGGGTGTGTTCTTGCTGGATGTGCTGAATGGTATGAAGAGCAGCTATGTCGACTACGATCTTGTCACGCCTGGCCGGAACGACGAGGAGGCGTATCTCAATGCCAAGCTCAGTATCAGTATTGCGAGAAAGATGGGGGCGACGATTTGGTTGGTGCCCGAGGATATTTGCCAGGTTCGCAGCCGTTTGGTGACGACGTTTATTGGTACGTGTTTCGGTTCCTGATGAACACGGTGAAGAAGCTAATGTGGTAAAACTACAGGTTCTCTGATGGCAACTCACGAAAAGATGCAGTAGAATGGAGCATCTTTTCGTTTGTTATAAGTTGGAACTCGACAAAAGGTGGGGAGGCGGGGACAGGCAAAGTTCTTGGGAAAAGTTGCGACTACGAAAACAAGTCTGTTTTACGGATTCTCAGTCATTTTCCTTTTGTTCATGCCCCGAATTGTTCTGTTTAGGTAGCACTTTTTGTTGATGGCTTGGGCGTGtgtttttatttactttttctGCAGAGTAGCCGAGTCATGCGGCGTCTTGAATTCTATCTAGTTGAATCCTTGAATTGGGGAATGTTCCTGGTCTCATCCGATGTGTTGAGGGGACGGGTCTGAGTGTTAGGTCTGAGATGATGAGTTGGTTCGGCGCcactggtgatggggagctgAAGGGGTCAAGCGCTAACTTTGCATGCATGACCCAAGGCTGAGTATCGACGGTTTAACAACTGGAtaggtgaggttgttggtgagaaCAACAGCCACTCTGGTTCCGAGTACCCCCTTCGTAGACGCTGAGGCAGTGAGTTGAGGGTCAATTCAGGGGTTCTGGGTGGAGTCACTCCCGATAAGCGGTGACGGGCGGCAGATTGAACCCTTGCTCCCCCAAAAGTGCAAAAGGAACAAGGGATCCCGCGACAAGAGAGGGGCACTGGACATTGCATGCGCGACCGGCCGAGACGGTCTTCTTTTGCCCCACCAAACTTGAGTCAACGGTGGTTCTCGATCTCTGGAACACACTTTTCCTTGGACACCTTTTCAACCCattgactttttttttcctttctgcGCATACTCGAGGACAGGGACGGGACGAAGGAAGGAACAGAAAACTAGTAGTGACAATGGCGgccgacaacagcaacgcgGAACAGAGGTTCGctctcatcaaggagaaCCTGGCCGAGTTCCTCAATGAGgagatcatcaagaaggttgttgatgaggggggcCATCCCAAGATTTACTGGGGTTTGTATTTACCTTTCACTTGCATAGTATAGGGGGAACAAGATGAGTTATTGACAGAAAGAAACCAAAATCAGGCACGGCAACCACGGGCCGCCCTCACTGCGGCTACCTCGTCCCCGCCATCAAGATGGCCCAGttcctcgccgccggctGCGAGCTGACGGTCCTCCTCGCCGACATCCACGGCttcctcgacaacctcaaggcCCCTCTCGAGCTGGTAATGCACCGCGCCGAGTTTTACCGctacaccatctccaccctcctcggcgccgtcGGCGTCTCgaccgagaagctcaagattGTGCTCGGGTCGTCGTACCAAAAGTCGGCCGAGTACGTCATGGATGTGTACAAGATGGCCTCGATCATTTCGGAGCATGACGCTAAAAAGGCGGGCGCGGAGATTGTCAAGCAGACGGATAACGCGCCGCTGAGTGGGCTGCTGTACCCGATTTTGCAGGTGCTGGATGAGCAGTATCTTGATGTGGATGCGCAATTTGGTGGGGTCGATCAGAGAAAGTTGTTTATTGCTGCGAAGGAGTGGTTGCCCAAGCTGGGTTACAA from Podospora bellae-mahoneyi strain CBS 112042 chromosome 4, whole genome shotgun sequence harbors:
- a CDS encoding hypothetical protein (EggNog:ENOG503NWEX; COG:I; COG:U) translates to MEDHVEKSEKTAERQMAIAAVTGGGKDGGALIDEELETLFSRFQKSRVERADGGGGEKGDGNGGDVLTKERWLEEERKAQRMRREEGKIRGLNRNGRVDYCIQESVLDFNPMNTIASHMSYWADEDVAHFVLSQLLQGERVRTPRV
- a CDS encoding hypothetical protein (COG:O; EggNog:ENOG503NWBU); this translates as MGGELGSDLFRVMIQRLYCIASAKREVSRSHHISLSLSTSSPHLTSPTTLTSPPFTSNHPPKMSLCKSCHQPLILQFEPDSEDESLAPPADQPPIPDDLHLPCQCHFHWQCLLDLSSTVALTLSCPSCTTYLPSNPPTGSGSASGSSTNPFLPTSQAAQILTTYTNEGGVQENLNILPHLTEETYLSVNPQFRPAKALHTLASEGDTAGILELLADVDADEDITLSLPQLLCWQDLLNESKTAMHLALENEQEEVFWLLLWLESGVHTSVFPEQVVQSCEGVGLPRRGTVPQEEDVRFIKDGKGRTAGDLCRELGGAWGSYAEMLGMI
- the fim1 gene encoding fimbrin (EggNog:ENOG503NW26; COG:Z; BUSCO:EOG0926140Q), whose amino-acid sequence is MNVLKIQRKFPQFQQPEIFSLADAFRKLDVDDKGYIDEATAIKATQTSERKPYDVVRQALKEVELDSSRRVELEDYVGLIAKLRDAPSNSQGLSAAAASPAAVISQRTGGGHSSKGSISRTQGKIFVQGSNSNITHTINEDERTEFTRHINAVLAGDPDIGNRLPFPTDTFEMFDECKDGLVLAKLINDSVPDTIDERVLNRPKGAKKLNAFQMTENNNIVIESAKGIGCSVVNIGAGDIAEVREHLILGLIWQVIRRGLLGKIDIKLHPELYRLLDEDETLEQFLRLPPEQILLRWFNYHLKAANWPNRVTNFSSDVKNGENYTVLLAQIGSEYGCTRAPLQTRDLHQRAEEVLQNADLLGCRKFLSPSSLVAGNPKLNLAFVANLFNTHPCLDPITEEEKLEVEDFDAEGEREARVFTLWLNSLDVQPAVQSFFDDLRDGTILLQAYDKVINGSVNWRHVNKLPAHGGEMSRFKAVENTNYAIELGKQNGFSLVGIQGADITDGQRTLTLGLVWQLMRKDITVTLKGLAQRLGKREITDSEMVRWANDMVRNGGRTGTIRSFKDPVIRSGVFLLDVLNGMKSSYVDYDLVTPGRNDEEAYLNAKLSISIARKMGATIWLVPEDICQVRSRLVTTFIGSLMATHEKMQ
- the TYS1 gene encoding Tyrosine--tRNA ligase cytoplasmic (EggNog:ENOG503NUQ1; COG:J); translated protein: MAADNSNAEQRFALIKENLAEFLNEEIIKKVVDEGGHPKIYWGTATTGRPHCGYLVPAIKMAQFLAAGCELTVLLADIHGFLDNLKAPLELVMHRAEFYRYTISTLLGAVGVSTEKLKIVLGSSYQKSAEYVMDVYKMASIISEHDAKKAGAEIVKQTDNAPLSGLLYPILQVLDEQYLDVDAQFGGVDQRKLFIAAKEWLPKLGYKERAHLMNPMVPGLHGGKMSSSDPDSKIDLLDSPETVAKKIKKAHAAPQVTEDNGLLAFIEYVLLPASGLRGKKEFKVERERDGLETLVYEDIEKIREDYKNDILTPQLIKPAITRDLNALLAPIQEAFKNNKEWQEIAEKAYPPPPKKEKKVKNKGTRYPGGGKPEEKALPVRTNGDAPAEATEAAPSAQ